From a single Maylandia zebra isolate NMK-2024a linkage group LG3, Mzebra_GT3a, whole genome shotgun sequence genomic region:
- the LOC143414534 gene encoding E3 SUMO-protein ligase ZBED1-like isoform X2: protein MWSSRTSDPYMSLTIHYVDKDWKLQNKCLETCFFPEDHTGENIARVLKEFLSSWNLQEEKQVCVTTDNGANIVKAVALNNWTRLSCFGHRLHIAIERSVKDPRIERAVGVGKKIVAAFGHSWKRQRALQAAQKELGLPEHKLITECCTRWGSKQRMIQRLLEQEKAITQVLAADKTTRHLMLTWQDIEVLDSVSTALNPLLEFTDAFSAEEYVTISCVKPVLQMFNNDMLKVKEGDTELTKDIKTAILDYMNKSYTDSVTERLVNMASFLDPRFHTEYFSERESKAIKVQVMSELEHLVPHQGITGFSETLHTSTGDQTNQGAVKKQKKSLGSFLKGPVSGKMEVTAERLSSELRCYVNSPPADSECDPLSWWKVHTVNFPHISRLARKYLCIPATSSASERLFSTGGNVVTCQRSSLKPASVNMLVFLTKNLKT from the exons ATGTGGTCAAGCCGAACATCAGACCCCTACATGAGCCTCACAATACATTATGTGGACAAAGACTGGAAGCTACAAAACAAGTGCCTCGAAACATGTTTTTTCCCCGAGGACCATACTGGggaaaatatagccagagtcttAAAAGAGTTCCTCAGCTCGTGGAATCTTCAGGaggaaaaacaagtgtgtgtgacGACTGACAACGGGGCCAACATTGTGAAAGCCGTCGCACTCAACAACTGGACCAGACTTTCATGCTTCGGACATCGCCTGCACATTGCAATAG AAAGAAGTGTGAAGGACCCAAGGATCGAACGAGCAGTTGGAGTGGGAAAGAAGATTGTTGCTGCTTTTGGCCATAGCTGGAAGCGCCAGCGAGCTCTGCAGGCTGCCCAAAAGGAACTGGGCCTACCAGAACACAAACTCATAACTGAATGTTGCACTCGTTGGGGTTCAAAGCAGAGAATGATCCAACGGCTGCTGGAACAAGAAAAAGCTATAACACAGGTTTTAGCTGCTGATAAAACCACAAGGCACCTCATGTTGACATGGCAAGACATTGAAGTGCTTGACTCGGTCAGCACTGCACTGAATCCACTCCTAGAGTTTACAGATGCTTTCTCTGCTGAAGAGTATGTAACCATTTCATGTGTTAAGCCTGTTCTTCAGATGTTTAACAATGACATGTTAAAAGTAAAAGAAGGTGACACTGAGCTGACCAAAGACATCAAAACAGCAATACTTGACTACATGAACAAAAGCTACACAGACAGTGTCACAGAGAGGCTTGTTAACATGGCTTCTTTCCTTGATCCACGGTTTCATACAGAATATTTcagtgagagagaaagcaaaGCCATCAAAGTTCAAGTCATGAGTGAACTAGAGCATCTTGTCCCACACCAGGGTATCACAGGTTTTTCAGAAACACTTCATACATCTACTGGTGACCAAACAAATCAGGGAGCtgttaaaaagcaaaagaagagTCTCGGGAGTTTTTTGAAGGGACCAGTTAGTGGCAAGATGGAGGTAACTGCAGAGAGGTTATCATCTGAACTGAGATGTTATGTGAATAGTCCACCAGCAGACAGTGAGTGTGATCCTCTTTCGTGGTGGAAAGTTCACACAGTAAACTTTCCCCACATCAGCAGATTAGCTAGGAAATACCTCTGCATTCCAGCAACTAGCTCTGCATCTGAAAGGTTGTTCAGCACAGGTGGAAATGTTGTAACTTGTCAAAGGTCCTCCCTTAAGCCCGCATCTGTGAACATGTTAGTGTTTCTGACAAAGAAtcttaaaacttga
- the LOC143414534 gene encoding E3 SUMO-protein ligase ZBED1-like isoform X1, translating to MKYRDRMWAKCACAVPLFSYAHGRKSMAAMEDDTDEGASLNEAGEPELVSKNGATSVVWKWFGFRPSDTHQSKIFCRTCKRAIAAKGGNTTNLFYHLKQKHSSEYKKAIKAREELSASTSEVVRPKKMTQQTINVALNSSMPYDKSNKRWGELTNAVTHCLARDMMPIQSVEREGFKKMLKTFDPRYKLPTKKYFSKVALPALYEEIRTEVSNALSSVEFFASTTDMWSSRTSDPYMSLTIHYVDKDWKLQNKCLETCFFPEDHTGENIARVLKEFLSSWNLQEEKQVCVTTDNGANIVKAVALNNWTRLSCFGHRLHIAIERSVKDPRIERAVGVGKKIVAAFGHSWKRQRALQAAQKELGLPEHKLITECCTRWGSKQRMIQRLLEQEKAITQVLAADKTTRHLMLTWQDIEVLDSVSTALNPLLEFTDAFSAEEYVTISCVKPVLQMFNNDMLKVKEGDTELTKDIKTAILDYMNKSYTDSVTERLVNMASFLDPRFHTEYFSERESKAIKVQVMSELEHLVPHQGITGFSETLHTSTGDQTNQGAVKKQKKSLGSFLKGPVSGKMEVTAERLSSELRCYVNSPPADSECDPLSWWKVHTVNFPHISRLARKYLCIPATSSASERLFSTGGNVVTCQRSSLKPASVNMLVFLTKNLKT from the exons atgaaatatcgcgatagaatgtgGGCAaaatgcgcatgcgcagtgcctttgttttcatacgcacatggcagaAAAAGTATGGCGGCAATGGAGGATGACACGGACGAAGGCGCGTCTTTGAATGAAGCGGGTGAGCCAGAATTGGTCAGTAAAAACGGTGCAACTTCGGTGGTGTGGAAGTGGTTTGGTTTTCGTCCATCGGATACCCACCAAAGCAAAattttttgtagaacatgcaagcgggccATCGCGGcgaagggaggaaacactacaaaCCTATTTTATCATTTGAAGCAGAAGCACTCCTCTGAGTACAAAAAAGCCATTAAAGCACGTGAAGAGTTGTCCGCTTCAACTAGCGAGGTGGTAAGACCAAAGAAGATGACTCAACAAACAATCAACGTAGCTTTAAATAGCTCCATGCCTTATGACAAAAGTAACAAACGCTGGGGGGAGCTAACTAATGCAGTGACACATTGTTTAGCCAGGGATATGATGCCTATTCAGAGTGTGGAAAGAGAAGGTTTCAAAAAGATGCTTAAAACGTTCGATCCACGCTACAAGCTAcccacaaagaaatacttctcTAAAGTCGCCTTGCCTGCTTTATATGAAGAGATCCGTACTGAGGTGTCAAATGCGTTATCTTCGGTGGAGTTTTTTGCGTCCACCACGGACATGTGGTCAAGCCGAACATCAGACCCCTACATGAGCCTCACAATACATTATGTGGACAAAGACTGGAAGCTACAAAACAAGTGCCTCGAAACATGTTTTTTCCCCGAGGACCATACTGGggaaaatatagccagagtcttAAAAGAGTTCCTCAGCTCGTGGAATCTTCAGGaggaaaaacaagtgtgtgtgacGACTGACAACGGGGCCAACATTGTGAAAGCCGTCGCACTCAACAACTGGACCAGACTTTCATGCTTCGGACATCGCCTGCACATTGCAATAG AAAGAAGTGTGAAGGACCCAAGGATCGAACGAGCAGTTGGAGTGGGAAAGAAGATTGTTGCTGCTTTTGGCCATAGCTGGAAGCGCCAGCGAGCTCTGCAGGCTGCCCAAAAGGAACTGGGCCTACCAGAACACAAACTCATAACTGAATGTTGCACTCGTTGGGGTTCAAAGCAGAGAATGATCCAACGGCTGCTGGAACAAGAAAAAGCTATAACACAGGTTTTAGCTGCTGATAAAACCACAAGGCACCTCATGTTGACATGGCAAGACATTGAAGTGCTTGACTCGGTCAGCACTGCACTGAATCCACTCCTAGAGTTTACAGATGCTTTCTCTGCTGAAGAGTATGTAACCATTTCATGTGTTAAGCCTGTTCTTCAGATGTTTAACAATGACATGTTAAAAGTAAAAGAAGGTGACACTGAGCTGACCAAAGACATCAAAACAGCAATACTTGACTACATGAACAAAAGCTACACAGACAGTGTCACAGAGAGGCTTGTTAACATGGCTTCTTTCCTTGATCCACGGTTTCATACAGAATATTTcagtgagagagaaagcaaaGCCATCAAAGTTCAAGTCATGAGTGAACTAGAGCATCTTGTCCCACACCAGGGTATCACAGGTTTTTCAGAAACACTTCATACATCTACTGGTGACCAAACAAATCAGGGAGCtgttaaaaagcaaaagaagagTCTCGGGAGTTTTTTGAAGGGACCAGTTAGTGGCAAGATGGAGGTAACTGCAGAGAGGTTATCATCTGAACTGAGATGTTATGTGAATAGTCCACCAGCAGACAGTGAGTGTGATCCTCTTTCGTGGTGGAAAGTTCACACAGTAAACTTTCCCCACATCAGCAGATTAGCTAGGAAATACCTCTGCATTCCAGCAACTAGCTCTGCATCTGAAAGGTTGTTCAGCACAGGTGGAAATGTTGTAACTTGTCAAAGGTCCTCCCTTAAGCCCGCATCTGTGAACATGTTAGTGTTTCTGACAAAGAAtcttaaaacttga